GATATGTTGCACAGAGAAAGTACGCATTGGAATATATGCCGGATGATGAAGTATTCAAGATTGTTAATTTACTCTATGAAGTTACTCCAGGCTTGCTAAGCAAGTACAGCAAGGCAAAAAATCCATGGCCGAATGTTGATGCACACTCGGGATGTATGCAGCTCCATTATGGTGTTAAAGAATATGATTTCTATCCGGTGCTTTTTGGTGTATCAAGGGCGATGGGAGTTCTTGCACAATTAATATGGGCCCGTGCACTTGGCGGCCCCATAGAACGTCCTAAATCCATAACTACTGATTGGATTTTAGAGCAGGTAAATAAGGGTAAATAGTTTTATAATCAACACATATAATTGCAGGAGGTGAAATTGGATTACGAACAGTTGCAAAGACCGGAAACAGGAGAAAACATTCGGTTTAAAAACGGTGAAATATTTGTTCCTGATAATCCTGTAATTCCCTTTATTGAGGGTGACGGAATAGGGCCGGATATATGGAGGGCAACAAAAAATGTACTTGATGCTGCAGTTGACAAAGCGTACGGAGGAGAGAAACGCATTGAGTGGTTTAAGATTTATGCAGGACTGTCTGCTTTAAAAGAGTACGGAAATGACAACATTCTGCCTGAAGATACTTTGCAGGCTATAAGAGATTATAAAGTTGCTATTAAAGGTCCTTTGACAACACCTGTAGGAAAATTTGATTATGTCTGTCTGGAATGTTCAAAAGAACAGGATGGCGTTGATGGTAAGCGTCCGGAAAAATGTATAAAGTGCGGTTCTACATTTGTAACCCCGCGATTTAGATCATTGAATGTGCAATTGCGCCGAAAACTTGACCTTTACGCCTGTGTCCGTCCGGTAAGATGGTATCAGGGTGTTCCCTGCCCTGTAAAGGAGCCTGAAAAATTAGATGTTATTATATTCAGGGAGAATACCGAAGATGTCTATGCAGGAATTGAGTTTCAAAAGGGTTCTGATGATGCAGCCAGGCTTCTTGCATTTTTGAAAGATACACTGGGCCAGAATATTCGTAATGACAGCGGTATAGGGATTAAGCCTATATCTGTAACATGCACAAAGCGATTGGTAAGGAAAGCAATAGACTATGCTATCGAAAATAAGAAACCCAATGTTACGCTTGTTCACAAAGGCAATATAATGAAATTTACCGAAGGGGCATTTCGTGATTGGGGATATGAGCTTGCAAAAAGTGAGTATAGAGACCAAATCATAACTGAGCAGGAATTGTGGGACAATTATAACGGGAAAATGCCGGATGATAAAATTTTAATCAAGGATAGAATAGCAGATCAGATTTTTCAGCAGGTTCTGCTGCGCCCGGAAGAGTATAGTGTCCTTGCCACGCCTAATCTGAACGGAGACTATCTTTCGGATGCTTGTGCTGCACAGGTAGGCGGACTCGGACTCGCCCCCGGTGCAAACATTGGTGATGAACTTGCTCTTTTTGAAGCAACTCACGGCACAGCACCTAAATATACGGGGAAGGATATGGTAAATCCCGGCTCCTTAATCCTTTCCGGTGTAATGATGCTGCAATATCTTGGGTGGAGTGAGGCGGCTGACTTAATAGAGGCTGCTTTGGAGAAGACTATTTCCAATAAAACAGTTACTTATGATTTGGAACGCCAGATGAAAGGGGCTGTAAAACTTAAAACTTCCGAGTTTGGTATGAAAATAGTTGAAAACATGTAGGAAGGCAAATACGATGAGTTCAAATACAGAATATTTTTCCCAGGCTGAGCAATATGTATGTGAAGGCAAGCTGAGCAAGGCAATTGAAATCTATGAAAATATACTTAAAGACGATCCAGAGAATATATTAGCTTTAATGAAAATAGGGAATTTTTATTATATGCTGGGCCAGGTTCAGAAAGCGATTGAAAAATATCTAAAAATTATAGAGTTAAAGCCTGGTTATAGTTTTGCCATGTACCGGCTTGGTATTGCTTATTACAGATCTGCTCATTTTAAACTTGCCATAGAGACTTTTGATAAGATTAATAAAGAAGAGACAGAATTATATATGTCTTATAATTGGATGGGCTTATGCTATTATCACATGGGAAGAGAAGACAAGAGTATTGAATGTTATAAAAAATTTATTGAGCATGCTCCGGAACCTACTGTTGTGAATTATCATTTGGCAATTGCAAGCAAGGCAAGAGGAAAATATAATGAGGCGATTGAGAGTCTTTCGCTTCTAATTAATGACCGCCCTGAGCATGTATCAGCCTTTTTTCATTTGGGCATCTGCTATATGCGTATATATGATATTAATAAAGCGCTGGATATGTTTAAAAGAGTGCTGAAGCTGAATCCTGAACATAAGGCAGCTGCAGAATATTATGACAAGATTTCAGATGTTCCGCCGGTTTGATTAAAGAATTATGGTTCTGGCAGCAGAATCAATTTTATTAAGTTATTGAGTTATGTTTTTATTTAACCGGGATTATGGGTGAAGCGTTTTTAAAAATGGTTCACCCATTTTAATAAATGGGATTTATTAATGTTGAGATTCTTCATTTCTGATTTTCTGCTGAGTGCGGTTCCATGTAATAATACAGATTGGAAGCAGAATTCCATATGGGATCCAGAGAAAAAAGCGCCATGGCGCGGGAAGGAGAAATAGAAGAAGCAGAAAAATGATGCCTCCGGCCCACCCGATAATAGACGCTTTTATTGTAAACGCTTTTTCCCGAGGTCCTGATGTGTTGCGAATTGTAGCAAGTGTACCGATCAGGCCTCCGATAATACCGATAATACAGCCAATAATACCGCCGATTAAACCAGGATTCATGATTATCCCCTTTCGTTATTATTGTAAAAATCAGCTGCTGATATATAAATAGCGTTTAATTTTTTTTGTAGGTGTTTTTTCAAAAGGTTCCGGCTGTTCAATTATTTTATGGATTCGTGAATATCCAGAAACGCGTTTATTTATTGTTTTTCGGATAGATTCCAGCAGGTCATTTATCATTTCATGCATCTGCGATTCTGAAAGTTTCTCTTTCATCATTGTTTTGTCAATAGCATTATAATCAAGGTGAACACGTGCCATGATTTTTTCATCCTGCTTGAAAACCAGGGATTCAAGTACATATTCGGTTTCATTAAGATGTGCTTCTATTTCTTCCGGATAAATGTTTTCTCCGCTTGGCCCCAGGATCATATTTTTCAGCCGGCCTTTTATAAACAGGTATCCGTCTGAATCAAGAACACCGAGGTCTCCGGTTTTGAACCAGCCGTCTTTTGTGAATACCTCTTTTGTACGTTCTGGATCTCGATAGTAGCCCTTCATAACATTGGGCCCTTTAACAACAATTTCTCCTTCACCGGTGTTGGGATCCGGATTATCTATTTTGATTTTTACGTTTAGGATCGCAGGCCCGGTTGATCGGAATTTTGTAATAGATGGCCCACAGCCGGCAATAAGAGGAGAGGTTTCTGTCAGCCCGTAACCAATTGCATAGGGGAATTTTGCTTCACGGAGAAAAAATTCGACTTCCGGGGCTAACGGAGCGCCTCCTATACCGAAAAATTTAATGTTTCCCCCAAAACTTGCCATAAGTTTTCTGCCCATTAATTTAGACAGTGGTTTTCGTACACCAGGATAATTTATAAGCCTGCCGATAATACCGGGACGGTTTAATTTTGGTGCAATTTTGCTTTTATAGATTTTTTCCAGAATCAGAGGAACACTTAACATGAATGTGGGTTTTACCTGCTGCATAGCGGGGAGAAGCACTCGTGCAACAGGAGGTTTATCAAGATAGTATATACAGGCGCCGTTCATCAGGGGTAATATCAAACCAATTGTATTTTCGTATGTATGCGACAAAGGCAGAATTGAAAGAAAGCGGTCTGTTCCATCAACAGGTTGTACATTTCCCGAAGAAATGGCATTTGAAACAAGATTAAGATGTGTAAGCATTACGCCTTTTGAATGCCCGGTTGTGCCGGATGTATAAATAATTGTTGCGAGGTCTTTTTCTTTAACCTCACTCTGTATGATGCCTGCTGCTTTACTTGCCCGGTCTATAAATTTTGCATATTCCCTGCCGCCTTCACGAATGATATCTTTTAACTTATCCATCCGCGATTCAGGGGCGGTAATAGAGAAATTATCAATAATAATGGTTGTTGAAATATCAGGAATTTCCATTTCATTTAATTTGTCAAGGAGTTTGTTTGATACAAACAGCCCTTTTGCTCCGGAGTGCCTGAGTATGTGTAGAATTTCAGCAGCATGAAAATCAGGTAAAATCGGCACTGCGACAGCTCCGAGGTATAATACGGCAAAATACGCTATTGCCCAGTTCGGCATATTTTCACTTAAAATAGCCACTCTGTCGCCTTTAACTATTCCCCGGGAATGAAGCAAGTCGGAGAGAGATTGAACCTGCAGCCCGAGGGATTTGTATGTGATGGGCTCTCGTCCTGCAAATGAAAGAGCAGGGTTAGCTGAGTAGTGCTCAATACTTTGTTCGAGCAGGGCGCGGAGTGTTTTATTTTTCAGTTGTGTCATTGGAAAATCCTTTTTAGTGTCTGTTGTATAATAATAAAATATAAAGATTTTGATAAAATATAAAAGTAAAATTATTGTAAAATTTTCCCGGAGTACATATTTGAAAAAATTTGTTATTGATTTTGGTTTGATTTTTTAAATTTGATTATTATATTTGTTTAATTAAACCTTCCGGAGAAAATAAAATGAAGATTAAATACCTATTGGAATTTTTTTAGTCACATTCGCTGTTCAGTCCTGCTGTTGTGGGAGATATAAGGGATCCTAAATTAGTGCATCTTGACGGATTGAACCTCAGCTGTGCATTGCCTCAGCCTTGCCTGCAGATGATCCTTGTGCGTCAGGTTCTGACAGATGCAGCAGATGCACTTAAGAATGTTGCAAGCGGTGATTATGCAGGGGAGCACTGGCTTGCTTTCTTTGCAGTTTATATGCTTACTGCGCAGTCTGATTAAATTAGGAGTTTGTATGAAGCGGATATTTTCCTGGAATGTAAACGGCATTCGAGCATGGGCTAATAAGGGGCTTATTGAATGGCTGAAAGAATCATCACCTGATATTATTGCGATTCAGGAGACAAAGGCGCATCCGGATCAATTGTCTGATGAACTTCTGAATATTGAGGGATATACCAGTTATTTTTCTTCTGCAGTACGAAAAGGATACAGCGGCACTGCAGTTTATACTAAAGAAAAACCGGTAAAAGTTGAGTCTCTGGGAAATGCTGATTTTGATAATGAGGGACGCACTGTTATTGCACATTATCCTGAGTTTACATTGATAAATTCCTATTTCCCTAATAGCCAGGCAGAAGGCGCACGGCTTGAATATAAGCTTGCCTATTGTGATTTTGTTCTGAATAAGTGCGGAGCTTTTGTTGATGAGGGCAGGAATGTCGTAATATGCGGTGATTTTAATATTGCTCATACTGAGATAGATCTTAAAAACCCAAAGGCAAACGAAAAGAATCCAGGGTATCTTCCTGAAGAGAGGCAGTGGATGAGTAAATTTCTTGATTCAGGATATGTGGATGTTTTCAGAAACCTCCATCCGGGAGAGCCGGGGCACTACACATGGTGGTCCTACAGATTCAATGCACGTGCAAAAGACATAGGGTGGAGGATTGATTATTTTTGTGTGGATAAAGCTTTTTCGAACGCTGTAAAAACTTCAGAAATACATAAGGATGTTATGGGATCCGATCACTGCCCGCTGAGCATTACATTGGACGTATGATGATATGAATTAAAATAGATTTTTAAAATTCGGGGGCCGCAATGAAAAAAATAATCCTTAAATGTTTTTTATCTTTCATGTTTTTTTTGCCGGTTTTTTCTAAAGAGAATACTACTGGTTCCGATTCTCTAAATTTGAATAATTCTTCCCTGCTTAGTATTAACAATGTTTCCATGTGGGCCCGTTCTGATGGTGTTTTGGCAAAAGGTCCTAATTATATAAACGGTGTAGTTTACCCAAAAGGTACGGCAAGTGTGATATATACAGACGGTTTTCTCTGGGGAGGATTTGTGCATGACAACAGGATTCCTTCGCTTAGAGCCGGAGGTTCTTTATATGTCAGTGGTTTAACTCCAGGTAAGATTTTATCAGGAGGCATCCGGGAAAGTATTGATCCTTCAGAGCGTACAATCTGGAACATACGAAAAGACTATGAAACTGCAGACCTGACTGAAACTGCCAGAATTTTATTCAACTATACGGATACTACTAATCATCCAACAGTTGAAGAAATTAATAAAGTACGAAAAATGTATAAAGAATCATGGAAAACATGGCCCTGGCAGAAAGGTGCACCTTTTTATGATAAAAACAACAACGGAATTATGGATCAGGGAGAAAAGCCCGGACTTTTAAATGCTGACCAGGTAGTCTGGTTTGTTTGTAATGATGAAGATGCTTATAAATGCTGTAAATTTCTCGGCTCACCTCCTTTCGGTATTGAACTACAGGTAACATTGTGGGCATATAACAGAAAAGGCGGCAATATGGAACAGGCATTACAGCAAACTGTATTCAGACGTTACCGATTTATTTACAAGGGAACTGAAGACACACCGGATTCTGCAAGAATTGACAGTATGTTTGTCTCCATGTGGTCTGACTGTGAAATAGGAAACCGCTTAGATGATTATGTGGGATGTGATACTCTTTTGGATTTAATGTTCGGATATAACAGCAGTACAATAGATGGCGAGTTTGAGAAATACAATTTATCACCACCTGCAGCAGGATATGCTTTTTTACAGGGGCCTATTGTTTTTACAGGAAATTCGCGTGATAAAGCCTTATGTGTCTCAGGCGAAAAATATTTATATAAAAATCTAAATATGTCAGTTTTTAATTATTTTGCAGGAGACTTCATAGGGACTGAAAGTTCTATTTTTCAATCATATAGTGTATATGAGTATACCCTTCAATGGTATAATTTGATGAATGGCCTGGGGTCCCCCCTTTCGACACCCTTCGACAGGCTCAGGGTAAAAGCTCAGGACAACGCCTTAAGGGGGACAAAACATGAACAACAAGTAATGCTTTAGCATTTTTCGGGCGGAGATTTGCAGATGCCGGCCTTCAAAGCCAACCTTTTTTGTAAAATCACCGCATAGTATTTTATTAGCTTAAATTTAATATTTACGGACATTACCCAATAGATTCGATATAGAGCCTTAATTATTTTGGATATCTGCATAAAAAATTTATAACCCAGAGCCACTGGCTCAGCCAAAGGTTTGAAGATTAAATAAAATCCACATTTACAAATGTCAATCTTTTTCCTTGACTTTCCAATATAATTTAGTTACAATAAATAAACCTATTCTTAAATATATTTTGCATCATTCATCAAAGCATAAAGAGAAGCGTTTCCAAACGGGGAGAGACGAACCGGAAGTTATTAACATTAACGGACTTTGCCCTTGAAAAAACAGAACGTTTATCCTTTTTATGCAAATCCCGGCCGCCCCGCAGAGCAAAAACTATTTGCTGAAAGTCAAGTAAAAACGATAGATTGATGTTCGATGATTGTTCTTTGAGAACGGTATCATTTAAGCTCAGGAAGAATGTACTTTCCCCTTAAATCCGGACGCACTTTGCTTGCTGTAGTCTCAAAGCCAGCTTGGGTGTGCCGTCCTGGTTGTCTTATCTTCTCTGCCCGACTAATTTCTAAATTTGCTAACCGTTATTTACTATACTTAGAATTGATTAAAAATATAATTGAAAAGGTTACAGAGGTATTATCTCAACATTGATAGTAACATTATAAAAATTGAACTGTGCATACCGTACAATTTAAATAAAAGGAGATCTAATAATGAAAAACTTCATTCTGATGTTCGCCATTTTATTAACTGTTGCATCGTGTCAGAATAAACAGAACACTATGACACAGAAGGATGTCGAACAGGCCATTCTTGCCCAGGAGCACAAAGCACTGGATCGTTGGGCTGCAGGAGACCCTCTCGGTTTTTCTCAAAATTTCGCAGATGATGTCACGTACTTTGACGATATTGCTGCACAAACGAGGCTCGATGGAATCGAAGAAGTGCAGAACTATCTCAAATCTCTTGAAGGGAAAATTCCTTCCCATACTTACAAAATAGTAGATCCCAAGGTTCAGGTCTACGGTGATATTGCGATTGCTACCCTGCACTACAATACCAGTATTGACGGTAAGCCGGGCCCCCCGTGGAAGGCAACAGAAGTGTACAGGTTAACAGACGGCCAGTGGCACGTCGTACACGCTCATTGGTCTCTGGTGAAAGAGCAGTGACGCTTGAAGCATTTACACAACCAGGCATTGAGAATACGCACCTGAAATCTTAATACTCAATGGTAAGATAAATAAACTTGGTTTGTCCGGAAAGGCAGAGAGCCCCGGTAGTAATATTAACTGGGGTTTTCATTAGCCTAAGTGGGTCTTGAATCCCAAAATTATGAACGGTGTTATTACTTAAAGTTATTAAAAGCAACTAAATATTTACTGAGTGTCGAAGCGACCAAAATCATTGAATTATAGCTCGGTAAATAACAATAGCATTAACTCAGACGCAAAAACGCAGGGCGGGTTTTCCAAATTTATTAATCCGGCGATGTATAATTTTGTCATGAGAAGCAGTAGCCACTTTCTTTTGCGCTGGTTATGCTGGGGCCGTTATTTGTTTACAAAGACCGAGAAAACATTTGACGTTCATTTAAACTATGCGTAGATTTAAAACAATATGTTGCGGGTGGAAGCGATTACGAATGCATCCAGAGAATAGTCACACATAAGGCTGCCTGTTTATAAGAAAAGAGTATCCCCGCAGACCCGGCTCTTATTTAAAGACCTCCGGGGATCAGGCAGCAGCGATGATTATCAAGTAAAAAGGATATAAAGTTTAAGCGCTTAATATTTTCACCCGAACGCTATTAAACAAAAATAATATGAAACTATATATCAAATACATGGTCAGCTTGCGATGCAAAATGATGGTAGAAGAAGAGCTGAAAAAGCTTGGAATACGCTATGTCATTGTTGAGCTGGGCATGGTCAATATATTAGAAGATATAACACAGGACCAGCGTGACCAGTTGAAAAAAAACCTTCTGAAGTCAGGGCTTGAGCTGCTGGATGATAAAAAGAGCATACTGATTGAAAAGATTAAAAATGTGATTGTTGAAATGATTCATTATTCTGATGAGTTACCCAAGGTAAATTATTCAGATTATATAAGTGAAAAATTAGGTTATGATTATACCTATCTGGCTAACACCTTTTCGGAAGTCAGCGGTATCACGATTCAACAATTCATCATCAACCATAAAATTGAAAAAGTTAAAGAATTATTATTGTATAACGAATTAAATCTAACAGAGATTTCCTATAAACTACATTACAGCAGTGTCGCCCACTTGTCAAACCAATTTAAAAAAGTCACCGGTTTATCTCCCTCTTTTTACAAACAATTAAAGCAAAAACGCAAGAAAAACCTGGAAAACATGTGATATATGTAACATTTTTCCAGATATATGTAACACTTTATTGCCTCAATATCACTACCTTCTTAAGTTAAGTTTTATTGTCGATGACAAATACAACTTGTTTTAAGAACTCATTAACCGCTATTAATACATGCTTATTTTTGAAAGACCAAGATAGGTTCGTAATCCTATTAACGGTTATTAAAGTGAAATAAACCACACGAATCTACAAGTAAATTCTGGACAATTAGCGTATTCAGTCATGGATACTTAAAAAATAATTAATTTAAGTGGTACCTTATGAGAACAAACGCAATCGTATACAGTGAAAATGAATTTGGAAAGCTCGATGGTAAAGTGGCAAATGGCCTCGCCAGGCAATCGGAGAAATATAAAATTCTTGGTATTATTGACAGTTCAAAAGCAGGTCTTGATGCTGGTGAATATCTGGATGGAATTAAAAACGGGATACCCATCTTTGGGAGTATGGATAAGGCCATTGAAAATTTGGGCTATGTTCCGAAAACTTTCATCTATGGCATTGCTCCGCTCTCCACATATCTTAATGTTACC
This region of bacterium genomic DNA includes:
- a CDS encoding NADP-dependent isocitrate dehydrogenase (Converts isocitrate to alpha ketoglutarate) is translated as MFVPDNPVIPFIEGDGIGPDIWRATKNVLDAAVDKAYGGEKRIEWFKIYAGLSALKEYGNDNILPEDTLQAIRDYKVAIKGPLTTPVGKFDYVCLECSKEQDGVDGKRPEKCIKCGSTFVTPRFRSLNVQLRRKLDLYACVRPVRWYQGVPCPVKEPEKLDVIIFRENTEDVYAGIEFQKGSDDAARLLAFLKDTLGQNIRNDSGIGIKPISVTCTKRLVRKAIDYAIENKKPNVTLVHKGNIMKFTEGAFRDWGYELAKSEYRDQIITEQELWDNYNGKMPDDKILIKDRIADQIFQQVLLRPEEYSVLATPNLNGDYLSDACAAQVGGLGLAPGANIGDELALFEATHGTAPKYTGKDMVNPGSLILSGVMMLQYLGWSEAADLIEAALEKTISNKTVTYDLERQMKGAVKLKTSEFGMKIVENM
- a CDS encoding helix-turn-helix transcriptional regulator, which produces MKLYIKYMVSLRCKMMVEEELKKLGIRYVIVELGMVNILEDITQDQRDQLKKNLLKSGLELLDDKKSILIEKIKNVIVEMIHYSDELPKVNYSDYISEKLGYDYTYLANTFSEVSGITIQQFIINHKIEKVKELLLYNELNLTEISYKLHYSSVAHLSNQFKKVTGLSPSFYKQLKQKRKKNLENM
- a CDS encoding citrate (Si)-synthase, with translation GVPTKEQITQYVMDTLNSGHVVPGYGHAVLRTTDPRYVAQRKYALEYMPDDEVFKIVNLLYEVTPGLLSKYSKAKNPWPNVDAHSGCMQLHYGVKEYDFYPVLFGVSRAMGVLAQLIWARALGGPIERPKSITTDWILEQVNKGK
- the xth gene encoding exodeoxyribonuclease III; translated protein: MKRIFSWNVNGIRAWANKGLIEWLKESSPDIIAIQETKAHPDQLSDELLNIEGYTSYFSSAVRKGYSGTAVYTKEKPVKVESLGNADFDNEGRTVIAHYPEFTLINSYFPNSQAEGARLEYKLAYCDFVLNKCGAFVDEGRNVVICGDFNIAHTEIDLKNPKANEKNPGYLPEERQWMSKFLDSGYVDVFRNLHPGEPGHYTWWSYRFNARAKDIGWRIDYFCVDKAFSNAVKTSEIHKDVMGSDHCPLSITLDV
- a CDS encoding nuclear transport factor 2 family protein; translation: MKNFILMFAILLTVASCQNKQNTMTQKDVEQAILAQEHKALDRWAAGDPLGFSQNFADDVTYFDDIAAQTRLDGIEEVQNYLKSLEGKIPSHTYKIVDPKVQVYGDIAIATLHYNTSIDGKPGPPWKATEVYRLTDGQWHVVHAHWSLVKEQ
- a CDS encoding AMP-binding protein: MTQLKNKTLRALLEQSIEHYSANPALSFAGREPITYKSLGLQVQSLSDLLHSRGIVKGDRVAILSENMPNWAIAYFAVLYLGAVAVPILPDFHAAEILHILRHSGAKGLFVSNKLLDKLNEMEIPDISTTIIIDNFSITAPESRMDKLKDIIREGGREYAKFIDRASKAAGIIQSEVKEKDLATIIYTSGTTGHSKGVMLTHLNLVSNAISSGNVQPVDGTDRFLSILPLSHTYENTIGLILPLMNGACIYYLDKPPVARVLLPAMQQVKPTFMLSVPLILEKIYKSKIAPKLNRPGIIGRLINYPGVRKPLSKLMGRKLMASFGGNIKFFGIGGAPLAPEVEFFLREAKFPYAIGYGLTETSPLIAGCGPSITKFRSTGPAILNVKIKIDNPDPNTGEGEIVVKGPNVMKGYYRDPERTKEVFTKDGWFKTGDLGVLDSDGYLFIKGRLKNMILGPSGENIYPEEIEAHLNETEYVLESLVFKQDEKIMARVHLDYNAIDKTMMKEKLSESQMHEMINDLLESIRKTINKRVSGYSRIHKIIEQPEPFEKTPTKKIKRYLYISS
- a CDS encoding DUF2891 family protein translates to MFSPAVVGDIRDPKLVHLDGLNLSCALPQPCLQMILVRQVLTDAADALKNVASGDYAGEHWLAFFAVYMLTAQSD
- a CDS encoding tetratricopeptide repeat protein, whose product is MSSNTEYFSQAEQYVCEGKLSKAIEIYENILKDDPENILALMKIGNFYYMLGQVQKAIEKYLKIIELKPGYSFAMYRLGIAYYRSAHFKLAIETFDKINKEETELYMSYNWMGLCYYHMGREDKSIECYKKFIEHAPEPTVVNYHLAIASKARGKYNEAIESLSLLINDRPEHVSAFFHLGICYMRIYDINKALDMFKRVLKLNPEHKAAAEYYDKISDVPPV